A section of the Roseivirga sp. BDSF3-8 genome encodes:
- a CDS encoding amino acid adenylation domain-containing protein, producing MKDIRLLLNKFRDQKVKLILKGEDLDVVAYGGKLSPEIIDEIRSNKADIISYLKDQEYKQAVFAKPIPKIEIGSDYPLSNSQFRLWLISQSADGSVAYNMPHRVTLEGQYNVAYFQKAVSTVVERHEILRTIFRENDENEVRQAIIPAEHFHFTFAYKDYRGESDPVAAANTYVEQDMKLPFDLSEGPLFRAALLQTEDERYELYFNLHHIISDEWSMEIVSGEVMAYYHALISGSNVEASPLPIQYKDYATWLLKQIEENRYKEYWLGKLSGQITTIDLPSAKSRPIFKTYNGFSIGTHIEAEVISRLRNFTVENGGSLFMGLLSAWNILFYRYTGQKDIIVGSTTAGRDHNDLKGQIGFYINMLALRNEVKSDDSFHTFYEHVKLDTLEAYRNQLYPFDKVVEDLDLHWDNSRSPLFDIIFNYHGNKEGKTSLDAGITVLGASKAKYDLSINLTEVSEGVDLVLNYNKDVYDQQTMESMIGHFRILLNDILNNTTAPVKSLKIINQVERVKLTRQFNSSRQSFESGNIVDMFHSQTKANPDKVAVRFGNSTISYIKLDEATNRVANYLIKNNIQKDDLVPICIERSVEMVIGILGVLKAGAAYVPIDPSFPDQRITHMLKDTHAGLVISSKASKQSLGQTGLPVVSLDEDTDLINSESDNPGLNIAGSDLAYIVYTSGSTGLPKGVMVEHHAIYNHIVHHRKEFDISKDENLLLFSNFIFDASVEQMFLSLTSGCTLEVASVEDIQDIERFTGLLREREISHLHATPSFLANVPLMDYPGLKRVRVGGERCPLELATAWGAKYTFINKYGPTETTVAPLGHHYNQSTDYTSSLPIGKPISNTTAYILDEDLNLMPVLATGELCISGSSLARGYLNNPLLTSEKFVRNPFEEGSKLYKTGDLARWLPDGNIEFVGRKDDQLKVGGYRIEPGEVEAALEKIEGLSQAVVTAVGAEGMSLQLAAYIVCKNGEIEHDEVRRQLESALPHYMVPKVYITLKAMPITKTGKVNRKALPVPEFLSNQHYIAPSTKIEVQLVNIWQRVFNLEKIGVNDSFFDLGGNSLVGIKLVSEYNKEFSKSITIRDLYRNPVLSSHIALLGNSVSTRYSEILPIESAADYQLSNSQLRLFLISRENERSIAYNIPHSFPLEGEYDIDTLKRAVHSVVDRHEILRTVFKENETGEVRQVVRSTGELGLEIPFHDFTGKENAEEAAAEYIASDSLQPFDLSNGPVFRTALLKVAEKKHIFYVNLHHIISDEWSTEVMSRELMAYYQAYRTEETPDLAPLKIQFKDFAAWQLKELEGETYAKHREYWMNKLEGDIPLLELPSAKVRPPVQTFNGHRTGTMLDADTTKKLRKFANETGGSIFMGCAAAWQALMYRYTSEKDIITGTIVSGRNHSDLKDQIGFYVNIAVLRSQVNPEDKFSTFYKQVRDDAFDAYEHQMYPFDRLINDLDIRIDVSRNPLVDIVLSHHAVPQLDPSFKEEVLVDLGGGVTKFDIELHILESGNNIGIVANYNTDIYEKKVIDRLLLHYKAIIANLIKNPQEKISRLDFLPEQEKHKILYEFNQTTTDYPSGKSLVELFTEQVDSTPDAIAVEFKEIVLSYKELDVQSNRLANYLLTHFEVSQNDLIGIKLGRNQHVIISMLAILKMGAAYVPIDPDYPSQRIAYIENNSGCLFTINEDLITIFQGDTDYNDQAPEINTTARDLSYVMYTSGSTGEPKGVMIEGKSITRLVKDTNYYNFTPSDVILSTGALSFDATTFEYWGPLLNGAKLVICSKSDLLDSRSFKEAIISHGVNVLWLTSGWLNHLVNGQIDLFEPLSTLVAGGDKLSPFHIEKLRKQYPGLTIINGYGPTENTTFSLTHDIQQVDGDLPIGAPVSNSTAYILNDEMLIQPIGITGEIYLGGDGLARGYLKEPALTEEKFISHPYKPGEKLYKTGDLGRWRAEGIVDFMGRIDNQFKIRGFRIELGEIENALMTYSTVSQAVVTVGQHESGPVLVAYIVPQNDFDKQELRNNLSNVLPDYMLPTYFVEVDAMPLNPNGKVEKKALPEYGMEDMVQRNYLAPVTDTEKRMATIWEEVLDLDKVGITDNFFEIGGDSLKLMNIVWQIEDKYNIQVPVKDFYAMPTIKELAKVIDLASAPAVERKNSITI from the coding sequence ATGAAAGATATAAGACTGTTGTTAAACAAGTTTAGAGATCAAAAAGTAAAATTGATCCTCAAAGGAGAGGATTTGGATGTAGTGGCCTATGGTGGAAAGCTATCTCCCGAAATCATAGATGAGATCAGGTCTAATAAAGCTGACATTATATCTTACCTTAAGGACCAGGAGTATAAGCAGGCTGTGTTTGCTAAACCGATCCCTAAGATTGAGATAGGAAGTGATTACCCTTTATCCAATTCACAATTCAGGCTGTGGCTAATCAGTCAGAGTGCAGATGGCTCTGTAGCATATAATATGCCGCATCGTGTTACATTGGAAGGACAATATAATGTAGCGTATTTTCAAAAGGCAGTTAGTACGGTGGTTGAGCGCCATGAAATATTGCGCACAATATTCAGAGAAAATGATGAAAATGAAGTTCGCCAGGCGATTATACCCGCAGAGCACTTTCATTTTACATTTGCTTATAAAGATTACCGGGGTGAAAGTGACCCTGTAGCTGCTGCAAATACCTATGTGGAGCAGGATATGAAATTACCTTTTGATCTATCGGAAGGCCCGCTGTTCAGGGCTGCCTTACTACAGACGGAAGATGAAAGGTATGAGCTTTATTTTAACCTGCATCATATTATAAGCGACGAATGGTCCATGGAAATAGTATCCGGAGAGGTAATGGCCTACTACCATGCATTAATCTCCGGCTCTAATGTGGAAGCTTCGCCATTGCCCATACAGTATAAGGATTATGCTACATGGCTGTTAAAACAGATTGAAGAAAATCGATATAAAGAATACTGGCTGGGAAAGCTTAGCGGGCAGATTACAACTATAGACCTGCCTTCAGCCAAAAGCCGCCCGATATTCAAAACGTATAATGGTTTTAGCATAGGTACCCATATCGAGGCTGAGGTTATATCCAGGTTACGGAACTTTACAGTGGAAAACGGAGGCAGTTTGTTTATGGGGTTGTTATCCGCATGGAATATTCTATTCTACCGGTATACAGGCCAAAAAGATATCATAGTAGGAAGTACTACTGCAGGCCGGGATCATAACGACCTGAAAGGACAGATCGGGTTTTACATTAATATGCTGGCTTTGCGAAATGAGGTAAAAAGTGATGACAGCTTTCATACTTTCTATGAGCATGTAAAACTGGACACCCTCGAAGCCTACAGAAATCAGTTGTATCCCTTTGATAAGGTAGTAGAGGATCTGGACCTGCACTGGGATAACAGCCGCAGTCCGTTATTTGATATTATATTTAACTATCACGGCAATAAAGAAGGCAAAACCTCACTGGATGCAGGTATTACGGTATTAGGTGCGAGCAAGGCTAAATATGACCTTTCTATAAACCTTACGGAAGTCAGTGAGGGTGTTGACCTTGTACTGAATTATAATAAGGACGTATACGATCAGCAGACTATGGAGAGTATGATCGGTCATTTTAGAATCTTACTGAATGATATATTAAATAATACAACCGCTCCCGTTAAAAGCCTGAAGATCATAAATCAGGTAGAGAGGGTTAAGCTAACCCGGCAGTTTAATTCTAGCCGACAGTCTTTCGAAAGCGGCAATATTGTGGACATGTTCCACTCTCAGACTAAGGCGAATCCGGATAAGGTGGCTGTAAGATTTGGGAATAGCACCATTTCTTATATTAAACTGGATGAGGCAACTAACAGGGTGGCTAATTACCTGATAAAGAATAATATACAGAAAGATGATCTTGTCCCTATCTGCATAGAGCGATCTGTAGAAATGGTTATTGGTATACTCGGGGTGCTCAAAGCAGGTGCTGCCTATGTTCCGATAGACCCTTCTTTTCCGGACCAGCGAATTACTCATATGCTAAAGGATACTCATGCAGGTCTGGTTATCAGTAGCAAAGCATCTAAACAGAGCCTGGGCCAAACCGGGCTCCCTGTGGTTTCCCTGGATGAAGACACAGATCTGATAAATAGTGAATCAGACAACCCGGGGCTAAACATAGCAGGCTCAGACCTTGCATACATAGTATACACATCGGGTTCCACCGGTTTGCCTAAGGGCGTGATGGTGGAGCACCATGCGATATACAACCACATTGTGCATCACCGGAAAGAATTTGACATCAGCAAAGATGAAAATTTGCTGCTTTTCTCAAATTTTATCTTCGATGCATCGGTAGAGCAGATGTTTCTGTCTCTTACCAGCGGGTGTACGCTGGAAGTGGCCTCAGTAGAAGATATACAGGATATAGAAAGGTTTACAGGCCTGTTAAGAGAACGTGAAATATCTCACCTGCACGCTACTCCTTCATTCCTGGCGAATGTACCACTGATGGACTATCCTGGCCTGAAGAGGGTGAGGGTAGGTGGAGAGCGCTGCCCGTTAGAACTGGCCACAGCATGGGGAGCTAAGTATACATTTATTAACAAGTACGGCCCTACAGAGACTACGGTGGCACCATTGGGGCACCATTATAACCAAAGTACTGACTACACATCTTCACTACCTATTGGTAAGCCAATATCGAATACTACTGCCTACATACTGGATGAAGACCTGAACCTGATGCCTGTTTTGGCTACCGGTGAACTGTGCATTAGCGGTAGCAGCCTGGCCAGGGGGTACCTCAACAATCCCCTACTTACGTCTGAAAAGTTTGTCCGCAATCCATTTGAGGAAGGTAGTAAGCTATACAAAACCGGTGATCTGGCGCGTTGGCTTCCGGATGGCAATATAGAGTTTGTAGGTAGAAAAGATGACCAGCTCAAGGTAGGCGGTTATCGTATAGAACCCGGAGAGGTTGAAGCCGCACTGGAAAAGATTGAAGGCTTAAGCCAGGCTGTGGTAACGGCCGTTGGTGCGGAGGGCATGTCCTTACAACTCGCCGCTTATATCGTCTGCAAAAACGGTGAGATCGAGCATGATGAGGTTCGCCGGCAATTGGAGAGCGCCCTTCCTCATTATATGGTGCCTAAAGTGTACATTACACTGAAAGCTATGCCGATAACCAAAACTGGGAAGGTAAACAGGAAAGCCCTGCCTGTCCCTGAGTTTTTGTCGAACCAGCACTATATAGCCCCCTCTACTAAAATTGAAGTGCAGTTAGTTAATATTTGGCAGAGGGTGTTTAACCTGGAGAAAATAGGTGTTAATGATAGCTTCTTTGACCTGGGAGGAAACAGCCTGGTGGGAATCAAGCTTGTCAGCGAGTACAATAAAGAGTTTTCGAAGAGTATTACGATAAGAGATCTTTACCGCAACCCTGTTCTTTCAAGCCATATAGCTCTGCTGGGAAACTCTGTTTCTACGCGGTATTCAGAAATACTACCCATAGAATCTGCTGCTGATTACCAGCTTTCCAATTCACAGCTACGTTTGTTCCTGATTAGCCGTGAAAACGAAAGGTCAATCGCTTACAATATACCTCATAGCTTCCCTTTGGAGGGTGAATATGATATAGATACGCTTAAAAGGGCGGTACATTCCGTAGTGGACCGGCATGAAATATTAAGAACGGTATTTAAAGAAAATGAAACGGGCGAAGTGCGTCAGGTAGTACGTAGTACCGGGGAGTTAGGCTTAGAGATACCGTTTCATGATTTTACCGGCAAGGAAAATGCCGAAGAGGCAGCAGCAGAATATATCGCGTCAGATTCCCTTCAGCCTTTTGACTTAAGTAACGGCCCGGTGTTCAGGACCGCCTTACTGAAGGTGGCAGAAAAGAAGCATATCTTTTATGTTAATCTGCATCATATCATAAGTGATGAATGGTCTACGGAAGTAATGTCCAGGGAACTAATGGCATACTACCAGGCCTACAGGACAGAAGAAACGCCCGACTTGGCTCCTCTGAAAATACAGTTTAAGGACTTTGCGGCCTGGCAGCTCAAGGAACTTGAGGGAGAAACCTATGCGAAACACCGGGAATACTGGATGAATAAGCTGGAAGGCGATATTCCTCTTCTGGAACTGCCTTCTGCCAAGGTGCGGCCTCCGGTGCAAACCTTTAACGGTCACCGTACAGGCACTATGCTGGATGCGGATACTACAAAAAAGCTGCGGAAATTTGCGAATGAAACGGGAGGTAGCATATTTATGGGATGTGCCGCAGCATGGCAGGCCCTTATGTATCGCTATACTAGTGAAAAGGATATTATTACCGGCACAATTGTAAGCGGACGTAACCATTCAGATCTGAAAGATCAGATCGGGTTTTATGTAAATATTGCCGTACTCAGAAGCCAGGTGAATCCTGAAGATAAGTTTTCGACATTTTACAAGCAGGTAAGAGATGATGCTTTTGATGCTTACGAACATCAGATGTATCCTTTCGACAGATTGATAAACGATCTTGACATAAGAATCGACGTCAGTAGAAATCCGCTGGTAGATATAGTACTTAGCCACCATGCCGTACCACAGCTCGATCCCTCATTTAAGGAGGAGGTCTTAGTAGATTTAGGAGGAGGGGTGACCAAATTCGATATAGAACTTCATATACTGGAATCAGGGAATAATATCGGTATTGTAGCCAACTATAACACGGATATTTACGAGAAGAAAGTCATAGACAGGCTATTGCTGCACTATAAAGCTATTATAGCTAATCTGATTAAGAACCCCCAGGAGAAGATCAGCAGACTTGACTTCCTGCCTGAACAGGAAAAGCATAAAATACTTTACGAATTTAATCAGACAACCACCGACTACCCTTCGGGCAAAAGTCTGGTAGAGCTCTTTACAGAGCAGGTTGACTCCACTCCGGATGCTATAGCCGTCGAGTTTAAGGAAATAGTCCTTAGCTATAAGGAGCTTGATGTACAGAGTAACCGACTGGCAAACTACCTGCTAACACATTTTGAGGTTAGTCAAAATGACCTTATTGGCATTAAGCTGGGCAGAAATCAGCATGTTATTATCAGTATGCTTGCTATTCTGAAAATGGGGGCTGCATATGTTCCTATAGACCCGGACTACCCCTCTCAGCGTATTGCCTATATCGAGAATAACAGTGGTTGCCTTTTCACCATTAATGAAGATCTGATAACTATATTCCAGGGGGACACAGATTATAACGATCAGGCTCCTGAAATAAATACCACAGCCAGGGATCTGTCATATGTTATGTATACCTCCGGTTCTACCGGCGAGCCAAAGGGGGTGATGATTGAGGGCAAAAGTATAACCAGGCTGGTGAAGGATACGAACTATTATAACTTCACGCCGTCCGATGTTATACTATCTACCGGGGCACTCTCCTTTGATGCTACCACTTTTGAATACTGGGGGCCGCTCCTGAACGGGGCCAAACTGGTAATTTGTTCTAAATCTGATTTGCTGGATAGCCGCTCATTTAAAGAGGCTATCATTTCTCATGGTGTCAACGTATTATGGCTGACTTCAGGGTGGCTTAACCACCTGGTAAACGGGCAGATTGATCTGTTTGAGCCACTCAGTACCCTGGTGGCGGGTGGCGACAAGCTTTCACCATTCCATATCGAAAAGCTCAGAAAGCAATACCCTGGACTGACCATCATAAATGGCTACGGACCTACCGAAAATACGACTTTCTCGCTTACTCATGACATTCAGCAGGTAGATGGAGATCTGCCCATTGGTGCTCCGGTCAGCAATAGTACGGCCTATATCCTGAATGATGAAATGCTTATTCAGCCGATAGGTATCACAGGAGAAATTTACCTGGGGGGCGATGGACTTGCGCGAGGGTACCTGAAAGAACCAGCCCTTACGGAAGAGAAATTCATCTCTCATCCTTACAAACCTGGAGAAAAACTTTATAAAACCGGCGACCTGGGCAGATGGCGGGCCGAGGGTATAGTGGACTTTATGGGCAGGATAGATAACCAGTTTAAGATCAGAGGGTTCCGTATTGAGCTTGGTGAAATAGAAAATGCCCTCATGACCTATTCTACCGTAAGCCAGGCGGTAGTGACCGTCGGCCAGCATGAAAGCGGACCTGTACTGGTGGCCTACATTGTACCCCAGAACGATTTTGATAAACAGGAGCTGCGCAATAACCTAAGCAACGTACTTCCGGACTATATGCTGCCTACCTATTTTGTAGAGGTAGACGCTATGCCACTAAACCCTAATGGCAAGGTGGAAAAGAAGGCTCTGCCGGAGTATGGTATGGAAGATATGGTACAGCGCAACTACCTGGCCCCCGTCACCGATACAGAAAAACGCATGGCTACTATCTGGGAAGAAGTCCTTGATCTTGATAAAGTAGGGATTACGGACAACTTCTTCGAAATAGGCGGCGACTCCCTGAAGCTTATGAATATAGTATGGCAGATAGAGGATAAGTATAATATCCAGGTGCCGGTAAAAGATTTTTACGCAATGCCGACTATTAAGGAGCTGGCCAAAGTAATAGATCTGGCATCCGCTCCCGCTGTAGAAAGAAAGAACTCAATCACGATATAA
- a CDS encoding MBL fold metallo-hydrolase, whose protein sequence is MEQQNEGYYLKLNVALEALIDRWYAWSHLVSPATAVMNIKERHLKIMDSYIRNPKIHAAAVKKPEMLGGPFIDYNGGRVAEIKDLYEDTVQKRTNMLAMYAAVKELNDLLQKEAKGYSLNELYKKVPDILKGYVELFYDLNNQPNFRFFEALLYNSEYYDESTQSIMLQLVESDNDRSFCLSTPRLNDDHLIHLDIPFRNNVIDELFKMKRTPGSYEEIKKLLGIPDDKEELFETFFTKTPPPKHEPYTGDGIRTRYFGHACVLVETKEISILVDPVISYDGYETDIPRYTINDLPETIDYVLITHNHQDHVLLETLLQLRHCMKTLVVPSSSKGSLQDPGLRLMFEKIGFENIIELDDMQTIELDRCTITGMPFIGEHSDLDVRSKLCFHVALHNKFKVLFVADSCNVEPMLYDRIHKTVGDIDVLFLGMECDGAPLSWLYGPLLPEPLPRDQDHSRRLAGCNFEQGYSLLETFSPKNVFVYAMGMEPWLEFISSIKYTDESKPIVESNRLLEKCKELNIDGERLYGEKTIEY, encoded by the coding sequence ATGGAGCAACAGAACGAAGGCTATTATTTAAAGCTTAACGTAGCTTTAGAGGCTTTGATTGACAGGTGGTATGCATGGTCACACCTGGTATCTCCGGCCACTGCCGTAATGAACATCAAAGAGAGGCACCTGAAGATTATGGATTCTTATATAAGAAATCCAAAAATCCATGCTGCAGCCGTAAAAAAACCTGAAATGCTGGGAGGTCCGTTTATAGACTATAATGGCGGCAGGGTTGCTGAAATTAAGGATCTGTACGAAGACACTGTACAGAAAAGAACGAATATGCTCGCGATGTATGCGGCCGTGAAGGAGCTTAACGACCTCCTTCAGAAAGAAGCAAAAGGCTACTCTCTGAATGAACTGTACAAAAAGGTGCCCGATATTCTAAAGGGCTATGTAGAATTATTCTATGACCTCAACAATCAGCCAAACTTCAGATTCTTCGAAGCACTACTGTATAATAGTGAATACTACGATGAGTCAACGCAGTCTATTATGCTACAGTTGGTAGAGTCTGATAATGACCGGTCATTCTGCCTGAGTACACCCCGCCTGAATGACGACCATCTTATCCACCTTGACATTCCATTCAGGAATAATGTGATAGATGAACTGTTTAAAATGAAGCGTACGCCCGGCTCTTATGAAGAAATTAAGAAATTACTGGGCATACCCGATGATAAAGAAGAGCTTTTTGAGACCTTCTTTACGAAGACTCCTCCTCCAAAGCATGAGCCATATACCGGTGATGGTATCAGAACAAGGTATTTCGGACATGCCTGTGTGCTGGTAGAAACGAAAGAAATTTCGATCCTGGTGGATCCTGTAATCAGCTATGACGGCTACGAAACAGATATACCTCGTTATACTATCAATGACCTTCCCGAGACAATTGATTACGTTCTTATTACACATAATCACCAGGATCACGTACTGCTCGAAACACTTCTTCAGTTGCGCCATTGTATGAAAACTCTGGTAGTGCCTAGTAGTAGTAAAGGTAGTCTACAGGACCCTGGTCTGAGGCTGATGTTTGAGAAGATCGGCTTTGAAAATATCATTGAACTTGACGATATGCAGACTATTGAGCTTGACAGATGTACTATTACTGGAATGCCTTTTATAGGTGAGCACTCTGATCTGGACGTTAGAAGTAAGCTTTGCTTTCACGTGGCACTTCATAATAAATTCAAAGTATTATTTGTAGCAGATTCCTGTAATGTGGAGCCAATGCTTTATGATAGAATTCATAAGACAGTAGGCGACATAGATGTACTCTTCCTTGGTATGGAATGTGACGGTGCCCCGCTGTCATGGTTATATGGGCCACTTCTTCCCGAACCTTTGCCCAGGGATCAGGATCACTCCAGAAGACTTGCAGGGTGTAACTTTGAGCAGGGGTATAGTCTGCTGGAGACATTTAGTCCTAAAAATGTATTTGTATACGCTATGGGTATGGAGCCATGGCTGGAGTTTATAAGCTCTATTAAGTATACAGATGAATCAAAGCCAATTGTAGAATCTAACAGACTTCTTGAAAAATGTAAGGAGCTGAATATAGACGGGGAACGTCTGTATGGAGAGAAAACAATTGAGTATTAA